The genomic stretch CAGATCGGCGCGGCACCATCTCTTCACGGCCTGCGTCCGCCGTGCCCCGAAGGGCACGGCTCAGCCGGTCACTTGACCGGCTGGATGCGCCACTGCTGGGCGATGCCCTGGTTGCACTTCCACTGCCAGATCGCGGCACCTTCGGTGTCCTGGGCGTGGCCGATGTCCAGGCACTGGTCGCCGGTGTGGGTGGGGCGGATCTCGTAGAGCTTGTTGACCGGGTCCAGGAGACCGAACTGCCAGTGCTGCTGCTTGCCGCCGTTGCAGGGCCACTGCCAGACCTCGGCACCGGACTGGGGCTGCGACCGGCGCACCTCCAGGCAGCGTCCGCTGACCACGTTACGCAGTTCGAAGGTGGAGTTCGCGGCGGGTACGACGCGCCACTTCTGGGCGTCGTTGCCGTTGCAGGTGAGCTGCTGCACCTTCATCTTGTCCTCCGCCGTGTAGGGGGAGGCGTCCAGGCACTTGCCGGTGTGGGCGAACTGGAACCGGACGGTCTCCGCGACCGGGGCCGGAGTGGCGCCTGCCGCGTGGGCGGTGGTCGTGCCGCCGGCCAGCGCGGCGACCATGCCGACCGTGGCGAGCGCGGCTCGGGTGATCCGTGCCATCGTGTGGATCTCTTTCTTCACAGTGTTGTCGTCACTCAGGTGAATGCGGTCGGCAGGCGACGCGTCAGGCGTTCACCGGCAGGATGCGCCAGCGCTGGTTGTCGCCGCCGTGGCAGTTCCACTGCTCGACGTTGGCACCGTCGGCCGCCTCGCTGTGCTTGACCTCCAGGCAGAGGTTCGGCGCGTGCTCGGGGCGCAGCTCGAACTGTTCCTCGGCGACCTCGACCAGGCGGAACCGCCAACGCTGATGGTCGCCCTGGCCGCACCACCACTGCCAGACGTTGTCGCCCGCCTTGGTTCCGGCGCCGCGCACTTCGAGGCACTTGCCGCTGTGCTTGGCCCGTACCTCGAAGGTTCCGTCACCGGCGGGTGCGAGCTCGAAGACCTGGTTGTCGAGACCGTCGACGCAGGTCGACTGCTCGGCGTTGGCTCCGTTGCGGAAGCTGCCGCCGGCGATGGTGAGGCACTTGCCGCTGTGCGCGACCTGGAGCTTCACCACGGCCGGGGTGGAGGCGGCGGACGTGGCCGGGGCGGCGTGGGCGGTGGTCGCACCACCGACGAGTGCGGTGAGACCGGCGGCCGCGGCCAGCGCGGCTCGGATGGGCCGGGACATCGTGAGTTCCGTTCTTCTGTTCAAGCTGATGGCGTCGGTGACGCCGGGTGGTTCCGGTGAGTCGGTCAGCCCGCGAGCGGCGTGGAGATCTTCCAGGTGGCTTCCTGCTCGAAGTCCTTGGCCGTGTCGTAGCCGTGCTTGCCGTTCTTGACGGCCGCGTAGAGGTCTCCCTTGTACAGCCGCAGCATGTGGCCCTTGTTGGACACGGACTCGAAGGACGTGCCGGAGCCGGCGAGGGCCTTGCGCGCACACCAGCTGGCGTCCTTGGCGAACTGCGGGGTGCGGTCGTTCGGAGCGATCCGCGCCCGGAGGTCCTTCAGCGACAGGTAGAAGCCGGGCTTGCGCACGGACTCGAAGGAGTAGCAGCCGGGCCCGCCGGCCAGCGCGTCCTTGACGACCCAGGTGGCGTCCTCGCGGTCGGCTTCCTTGCTCTTGGCGTTCACCGGAGTCACAAAGGTTTCGCCGCCGTCGACGCTGGACTGACGGATGTACCAGCCGCTCAGCTTGGGTGCCTGGAGAGACTGCCGCAGGGCACGGTGCTGACCTTCGAGAAGGAAACGGGAGACGGCCTCGGGCCCGCCCTTCAGCGCCTTCTCCGCCGCGGCGACGAGGTTGGGGCGCACGCCGGTCTTCGCGGCCTGGGCCTGGATCGCAAGGGCGTCCTCGCGCTGCTTGTCGGCGATCTTCTTGGCGTAGATCTCGGCGTCACGCTTGTAGGCCTGGGCGGCACCGGAGTGGATGAACATCTTCCAGTTTGCCGCGTCGGAGCTGTTCAACGCCTTCTGGGCCGCAACGAAAAGCTCGGAGCGCTGCGCCTCGACCGGCGTCAGGCGGATCAGCTCGCGAATGAAGTCGTCGTCACCGAGGCTCAGCATCGCCTCGGAGGGCACGACGCGGAACAGGGAAGCGGCGCTGTTGCGGGCGTTCAGCTCCTTGCGGCGCTCGGCCTCCTCCCGGTTCTTCTGCTCCAGCTCCTTGCGCTCGTTCTCCATGTCGCGGTCGTGGGCCTCACGGGCACCGTTGGAGATGAACTCGCGCCAGACGGCCGTGTCCTTCTCGCCCAGGGCGTCGGAGGCGGCCTTCTTGACCTCCGGTCCGGCGGCGTCATGCTTCATGATCGCGCGGATGAAGTTGTCGTCGCTGAGCGCCAGCAGGTCCGGGCTGTTCGGAATGCCGACCGCGATCAGGGCCTGGGACTTGAGCGTCCGCGCCATGCGGTCGGCGGCCGCCTGCTCCTCCTCCCGCTTCCGGTCGACCTCGCGCGCCTCGCCGACGCCGGTGGTGATGAAGCGGACGTGGTCATCGGCGGAGGTGCTGGCGATGGCCTCCTCGGCGGCCTGGCGCACCGCGCTCAGCTTGTCACCGGCGTCCTTGGCGTGCTCCCACAGCACGATGATGAAGTCGCGGTCGCTCATCCCGAGCTGTTCCGAGGTCACCTCGAAACCGAGCTTGTACGCCGCGTCGACCCGGTCCTTCTCGCTGGTGCGGATGACGTCCGCCGCACTCACCGCGCTTGCGGGAGCGGCGAAGGCGCCGGCCGGAGCGGCGATGCCGGTGACGGCAGCCAGGGCCGTGGCGGTGACGATTCCGTGCGTGACGAGACGCCGGGCGCGGGCGGAACCGGTACGCACAGGGCTAATGTCGTTCTTATGCATTTTTGTTATCAGGAACCCCTCTAGCCCCCCGTACGGGCGACCTGGACGTGTACACGACGAACGCCAGGGAAGTCTTAATGTTCTCTTAAAAAGAGTCAAATCAGACTTTCCAAAGTTGTCCGCTTTCACCGCCTACAAACAGCCTGGTGCGTTTTCAGCCCGACCACTTGCGGAACGCGAGGCCCCTCGCGCTCCGGAGGTGTCCGTCAACGACGGAGCCAACGACCAGCCACCAGCGACATGGTCGAGTTCGAAGGAGACCGCTGCCCGGACCGCAGGCGCCGCAGACCATGGACGGCGCGTACCTGGACGGCTACATCGCCGGCCATGGAATGGCGCTTCGAGCCCGGCAAGGACTTCGACACCCCCGGCCCGGGAACGACCTGGGCACGCCAGCGCATCCCCTGGTGTCCGGCGAACCGGACACTCCGCTGACCCGCGCACTCACCCTGGCCGACAGCACCTGGGCGGCGGCGATTCGCCGAGCCCGGGCCAGCATCACCGTGTCGCCGCCCGAGGTCAGTTCGCCTTCGACCAGCTCCGTACGTCCACCGGAGCGGGGGGGTGCGCACCTGGACGTGCAGGGCGTGTCGCGTCTCGGGGCTTCACGGCCCCGCGGTGGCGGTGCTGCTCTCGTGGCGGCCGTCGCCGAGGCGCCTGTAGAAGGCACGGCCTCCCGCTTCCGGCTGCTCAGCCGGCAAAAGATCAGTCATGGGGGCTGCCTACTGCACGCCTGCCGTTCCGGGCAATGGACGTTCGGGAGTCACGAACGCGCGCTGCTTGCGCGGGCGGTGAAATGAGAGCGGCAGGTGGCTTCAACTCGTCCTGACCGGCAGACTCCGCAGCCCGTTCTGGAAGTTGGAGACCAGCCGGACCGGTTCCCCCGCCAGTTCCAGGCCGGGCAGCTGTGCCACCACATGCCGCAGCACCGCCCGCATCTGTACGCGCGCCAGGTGGCTGCCCAGGCAGAAGTGCGGGCCGAAGCCGAAGCTGAGGTGGTCGTTGGGGGTGCGGGTGATGTCGAAGTGGTCGGGGGCGGGGAAGACCGTCTCGTCGCGGTTGGCGGAGGCGTGGTAGACGACGACCTTGTCGCCGCGGCGGATGCGCTGTCCGCCGAGTTCGGTGTCGCGGGTGGCGGTACGGCGGAAGTCGATGACCGGCGGCCAGTAGCGCAGCATTTCCTCGACCGCGCTGTCGGTCAGTGCCGGATTCCGGCGAAGGAGCGCGAACTGGTCCGGGTGCTGGAGGAGGGTGAGCAGGCCGCCCGGAATGCCGTTGCGCAGCGTTTCGTTCCCGGCCACGGCGAAGAGGAAGAACATGTTCTCGAACTCGGCACTGGTCAGGCCGCCTTCCCGTAGGTGGGCCATCACCGTTCCGGGGCGCGGGTTCTCGGCCAGCGCGTGGGCGTACGCGAACATGTCGGCCAGCGCGCGGCGCGAGCGCGGGTTGACCGGGCGTCCGTCCGGGCGGAGCGCCGGTGCGGGCCGGTGGCGCAGGGCGGCCCGGCCCATCGGGCTGAGACCGGCCGGGTCGGCGGTGCTGGAGTCGGCGTACGCGTCGTCCTGGTAGCCGATGACGCGGTTCGACCAGTCGAAGAGCAGTTGCCGGTCCTCCTCCGGGACGCCCATGACGTGGGCCAGCGTCCACACCGGGAGGTCGCCGGCCACGGTCACGAAGTCCGCTTCCCCCGCCCGCGCCACCGCCTCCACCAGCGCCCGCGCCCGCGCGTCGATGACCTCGGCCAACTCCCGTACCGCGCGGGGCGTGAAGGCCGCGGCGACGACGCGGCGGATGCGCGCGTGGTCCGGCGGGTCCTGGTTGAGCATCATGGCCCGGACGAAGGCGAGGTCCTCCTCCGTGTCCGGGTCGCGGATCTGGGTCGCGCCCAGGTACGAGGAGTAGATCCCGGGCGTACGCAGGACGTGTTTGACGTCGGCGTGCCGCAGCACCGCCCAGTAGCCGGTCCCGGCGGGCCAGCCGTCGACGGCCGGCTCCTCGATCCAGCACACCGGCCGGGTCGCGCGCAGTTCGCGGAAGAGCTCGTACGGAATCCCGGTGGCGTACGTCCGTGGTGTGAACACGTCGGCTGCTCTCACGCAGGCGACCGTACGGTATTACATCCGTTCGGGGGAATCGGGCCCGCTGGACGGCTGACGGCGGTCCGCTCTGCGCAGCATGACGGCGTGAAGGGATCGCAACGTTTCCGCAGCGTCCAACCTGCGCTTTTACTACCCCTGTTGGCTGCTTTCGTGATGATGTCGGCGCCCGCGGGAGCCCACGCACGATCGCCTGCCGCTCCGGCCCGGCCCGCCGACGCCTGCGCGAGCGCCGGGGTGGACGGGCCGGGTCGCCCGCCGACCGGCCGGCCGATGCCGCCGGGCTGGGGTGGGAATTGCGGCTGGCATTGCGGTTGGGACTGGGACTGGGACGCGAACTGGGGTTGGCATTGGAACTGCCCCACGCCGACCCCTACTCCTACTCCGACCCCGACACCGTCCCCGACCAGGCCGCCCAAGCCCACCCCCACGCCGACCCCCACCCCCACGCTCACCACCCCACCCACCCCGCGGCCCACGCCCACCCCCACCCCGTCGCGCCCGCGTCCCCGGCCGACCGCCCCCGCCGCTCCCGGGCCGACGCACACACCGCCCCGGCCCGCGCCCAGTGCATCCACGGCGCCCCCGCCGCCACCGGCCGCCCGGCCCACATCGCCGCGCCCCACACCGTCCACGACGCCCTCGGTCGCGCTGCCCCGCAAGTACGTCCCGTCCGCCCGCAAGCAGCAGCACGGCCATTCGGTCGTGACGACCATGCTGCTGCTCACCGCGCCCGCCGTGCTGGCGGCCGCCGCGCTGCGCCCCCGTTCGTCCAGGTCGTCCGGTTCCGCCGGGCACCGTTCCTCGTAGGAGGCCACCCCCATGTCGGAATGGCTGGTACTGACCATCGCGATGGCCGCGGTCTGCGCCGTCGTGCTGACCATCACGGTCCTCAGGCAGCGCCGCATCGGCGAGGACGACGACCCGTCCGAGACGCCCGACGTCATCGAGTACATGGTGATGATGGTGGGGGTGGTGTACGCGATCGTCCTGGGCCTGGCCATCGCCGGGGTGTGGGAGGCCCGGGGCGCGGCCGAGGACTCCGTACGGGCCGAGGCGCAGGCCCTGCACGAGGTCAGCGAGCGGGTACGGGCCTACCCGGCGGACGCGCGGGAGCGCATCCGCGCGGACGTGGACGCCTATGTCTCGTACGTCGTCCACAAGGAGTGGCCGGCCATGTCCGAGCAGGGCCAGGTCACCGACCGGGGCGGCGAGCTGCTGGACAAGGTGCGCGCCTCGGTGACCGACTACCGGCCGCGCGACGACTACGAGAGCCAGTCCTACCAGCCGCTGCTCGACCAGGTCGCGGCGGCCGACAGCGCCCGCAACACGCGGGCGGACAGCGTCGATCCGACGCTGCCGCCGGTGGTCTGGTTCGGGCTGATCACCGGTGCCGCGATCACCATCGGGCTGATCTTCACGCTTCAGATCCGCCGGTCGGGCCGCGAGTTGCTGATGGCCGCCCTCTTCAGCGCGCTGATCGCCTTCCTGCTGTTCCTGGTGTGGGACTTCGACGCGCCGTTCAGCCGCGGCATTTCGGCCTCCGCCGATCCGTTCACGGACCTCTTCCCGCGGTTGTGACGGACGCTGCGGCACGGCAAAAAGCGGCGGCGTCCCGGAAGCCCGTGCGATCATGCGCCCATGTCGTCGGAGCTGCCGGACCGCTCGGGCAGGTCGCCGGACCTGCCCTTCACGGATGCTCTGCGGGACCGCCTCGGCCCGGCCCGCAACGCGGTGCGGCTGAGCAGCAGTCCGCGCTCCCGTGTGTGGCGGGTCGAGCTGCGGGGCGCGCCCGCGGTGGTCAAGCAGGCGGTCGACGGCGCGGACGCGGACGAGCGGTACGCCCGTGAGGTGGCCGCGCTGCGGCTGGCCTCGCGGGTGACGCCACCCGTCGTACCGCGTCTGCTCGGCACGGACCCGCTCGCGCGCGTCCTGGTGCTGGAGCGGGTGGACCACCGGCGGCCCGCGCCGGACTGGGTGGTCGGGTACGCGGCGGCGCTGGCGCGGCTGCACGCGGCCACCGTGTCCGCACCGGCCGGCGGAACACCGCCGCTGCCCGCCTGGCCAGGGCCGGTCCCCACGGACATCGACTCCTTCCTCTCCCTCGCCGACCGCCTCGCGGCCCCGGTCCCGGACGGGACGGCCGCCGAGCTGGCGGCCCTGCTGCACCGGCTCGGCTCCGCTCCCGGACACGCCCTGCTGCACGGCGACCCGTGCCCCGGAAACGACCTCCACGCGCCGGACGGCATCCGCTTCATCGACTTCGAGCAGTCCTGTCTGGGCAACGGCCTCACCGAACTCGCGTACCTGCGCGTCGGCTTCCCGACCTGTTGGTGCGTCACGGCCACGCCCGAACCGCTGCTGCGCGAGGCGGAAGCGGCGTACGGAAGGGAGTGGGAGGCGGCGACCGGCAGCGCGCCGCCCGGCGACCTGGTCGACGCGTGCGCGGGCTGGCTCGTGCGGGGTGACGCGCTGGTGCAGCGCGCCCACCGCGGGGCCACCGACCACCTGGCCCGGCTGCCCGACGAGGACTGGGGGTGGGGCACGGTCACGGCGCGGCAGCGGCTCGCGTACCGGCTCGGCGTCGTCGCCCGGCTCACCGCGGACCGCGATGATCTGCGCGGCCTGAGCCGTCTCGCCGACGCGATGCGCGCCCGGATGCTCGGCCGTTGGCCCGGCCTCACGCCACCGCCCCACGAGCGCCCGCCGGACGACTGAACCATGTAAATCCCGCGCACGGCACGGGCGTTGGCACCGCACAACCCTTCGCCACCCTGTTCACCGTGCCCGACCTGTGCTTCGATGCTGCGATCATCTGTTCGCGCGAGCGCGGCAGAGCAGCGGAGCGCCAGAGCAGCGGAGCGGCGAAGCAGCGGAGAGAACGGGGTGGGCGCATGGACCGGCGGGGGTTTCTGAAGGGCGCGGCAGCGGTGTCGGCCGCGGGGGCGCTGGTGGGAGCCGGGAACGGGCAGGCCGCCGCGACAGCCGCCCCGCCCACCGGACGTACCGCCGCGCGCCCCCGGCCCGCCGCCACTTCCGTCTCCGTACAGGACTGGATGGAGGCCCTCCCGGACAGCACGCCGATGCGGCGGCTCTCCATCCCGGGCACCCATGATTCCGGGGCACGCCACGGCGGCCCCTGGGTCGCCTGCCAGAACACCACCATCGCCCAGCAGCTGGACAGCGGTATCCGCTTCCTGGACGTACGCTGCCGGGCCGTCGACTCGGTCTTCGCCATCCACCACGGCGCGTTCTACCAGAACCTGATGTTCGGCGATGTGCTGGTGGCGTGCCGGGCGTTCCTCCAGGCGCATCCTTCGGAGACCGTGCTGATGCGGGTCAAGCAGGAGTACTCCGAGGAGAGCGCGGCGGAGTTCCGGCGGATCTTCGACATCTATCTGGACGGCAAGGGCTGGCGCCCGCTGTTCCGGCTCGACGGCACGCTGCCCTCGCTCGGGCAGGCCCGCGGCAAGGTCGTGCTGCTCGCCGACTCGGACGGACTGCCCGGCGTGCGCTACGCCGACCCGCGCGTCTTCGACGTCCAGGACGACTACATGGCCGAACCGCTGCGCAAGTACCCGCTGGTGGAGGCGCAGTTCCGCAAGGCCGTCAGGGAGCCCGGCAAGCTGTTCGTGAACTACGTGAGCACCGCCGCCCTGCTGCCGCCGCGCTCCAACGCGGACCGGCTCAACCCGAAGGTGAAGGGTTTCCTGGACGGTGGCGAGGCGCGCGGCTGGACGGGGCTGGGCATCGTCCCGATGGACTTCCCCGACGAACACGGCCTGGCCGAGACGCTGATCCGGCACAACACGGGAGCGTGATCATGCAGCTGCGGCATTTCCCACGCATTCGCCGGCCGCGCCGCGCGGGCTGGACGGACCTGGTCCTCGCCCTGCTGCTGCCGCTGCTCACCGTCCCGGCGACGGGCGTGCCCGCGCACGCGGCAGGCGGTCCGGCCCACGATGCGACTCACGAACCCGCCCACGCAACGGCCCACGCGTCCGCCCACGCGTCGGCCCGCAATCCCGCCCGCGTCGTCGCGGAAGTGCCGGTCGGTGACCGCATGCTCGATCTCGGGATCTCCTCCCCCGAGACCGGCGCGCCGGTCAAGTGGGTGCGGCTGCTGCTCCCGAAGGGCTGGTCGAAGAACGCTTCCCGCACGTGGCCGGTGCTGTGGCTGCTGCACGGCGGTGGCGGCAATCACCGGGACTGGACCGACAACACCCACGTCGAGCAGTTGGCCGCCGGCCGCGACGTGCTCGTGGTCATGCCGGAGACCAGCGGGTGCAGCAGTTACAGCGACTGGTACAACTACGGCGCCTGGGGCTCCCCGGCGTGGGAGACGTACCTGCTGGACGAGGTGCGGCCGCTGCTGGAGCGCGACTACCGCGCGGGCACGACGCGCGCCGTCGCGGGACTGTCGATGGGCGGGCTGGGCGCGCTGAAGTTCACCGCGGCACGCCCCGGGATGTTCCGGGCGGCTGCCTCGTACAGCGGCGCCGTCAGCCCCCTGTACCGGTCCACCGACGGCGGCCTGTCCGGCCCGGACGGCGTCAAGCTGGGCGCGCTGACCTGCCTCGCCGACTGGAAGCGCGTCTGGGGCGAGCCCGGCTACCCGTTCGACACCGACGACCCGACCGACCTGCGGCAGCAGTGGCTGTGGAAGCGCAACAGCCCGGTGGAGCAGGCGGCGTCGCTGCGCGGGACCCCGCTGTACCTGTCGTACGGCGACGGGACCACCGACGGCGGCCCCGGCTGGTCCTGGGGCAACGGCGACACCCCGCCGGCCCCGTCGCCCGCGCGCTGCACCGACCCGCCCGTACACGGCACGCAGGACCCCGTCGAACGTGCCGTGTACGGCATGAACCAGCAGTTGCGCGCCAAGCTGGCGCGGCTGGGCATCCCGGCGACCGTGTGCGCCTCGAAGGGCGGGCACAGCTGGCCCTACTGGGAACGCGAGCTGGTCGCGTCGTGGCCGATGCTGATGCGCGCGCTGGGTGCCTGAGCCACACGGGCGTGGAAGAGCGGTCCCAGGACAAGGGTCGGCCGGCCCCCGGCCCAAGGCCCACGACCGCAGGCCCACGCCCCGGCCAACAGCCCCGGCCCCGGCTCCCGGCCCCCGAAAGAAGCCCCCGTCCCGGAACCGTATGATCTGCTGGTGAGCACGACCGAGCGTGACGGCGCCGCAGAACCACCGGATCCGGCCCCGGCCCCGGCCGCACCGCGCACCCGCCGCCGCGCCGCCGCCCTCGGCCTCTGTGCCGTGCTCGGTCTGACCTGCGCCGGCGCGGTTCTGGCCGTACGGGCCTTCGCGCACGGCGGGTATCTGGCGACCGGCGACCCGGCCACGGGCTCGTATGCCGAGGGGGCCGCCGACGGGGACGCGGCGGCCGACGCGCTGCTCTCCGGCCCGTACACCGAGCGCCCCGCACCGCCGCGCGCCACCGTCCGTACGACAGCGGGCCAGGACACGGCCGTACGCGGGGAGTCGGCCGAACCGTCGGTCTCCCGGCCCCTTGAGGCCGCCCCGACGGGGGTGTCCGCCCCGGTCGGCCCGCTCTTCTCGCCCGGCCACGACGGCGACGCCGACCACCACTGCACCGCCAGCGTGGTGCACTCCGCGACCCGCGACCTGGTCGTCACGGCGGCACACTGCGTCTACGACGGCGGCTTCCGGACGAATCTGGTCTTCGCGCCGGGCTACCACGACGGGGTCGTGCCGTACGGCGTGTGGGTGCCGTCCCGTATCGTCGTCGACCCGCGCTGGGCCGACGGGCGCGACGAGGACCACGATGTGGCGTTCCTGCGGGTGCGCCGCGCGCGCGGCGGCGGCCCCACCGGGCAGCGCGTCGAGGATCTGACCGGCGCCGAGCGGATCCGCTTCTCGCCGCCCGGCGGCCTGCCGACGCGGACCGTCGGCTATCCCGACGACCGCGAGACCCCCGTCGGCTGCCGCAACACCACCACCGCCCTGCCCGGCCAGCTGCGCTTCGACTGCGCCGGTTTCCCCAACGGCACCAGCGGCGGCCCGATGCTCACCGCCGTCGACCCGGACACCGGCCTGGGCACGGTGACCGGGGTGATCGGCGGCCTGGACGAGGGCGGCGACGACGAGACCTCCTACAGCAGCTGGTTCGGTCCGGACATCGCCGCCCTGTACCGCCGGGCCACGGCGGACGGCGCCTGAGGCGCACGGCTCACGCGCCGCGCGGCACCACCGTCTTGAGGACCTTCGGCAGCGGGTATCAGTCGGCGGTGACGATGCTGCCGTGGGCGGCGGCCAGCTGGTCGACGCGGGCCAGCGCCTCGGCCTCGGTGGGCCTGGTGCCGTCGATGACCGGGGGCACGTTGTGCGCGTCGGTCATGATCAGCAGGTAGTGGCGGTCGTCGTACCAGCCGGTGTCGATGCCGTTCTTCAGGTACGTGGCGGCGTCGCCGTCGAAGACCACGAACCAGGGGCGCAGCGCGGTCTCGGTGTAGCGGGTGCGCGGGTCGCCCGCCGCCGCGCCGTGCACCGCGGGGAAGGCGGTGGCCTGGTTCAGCTTGCCCTGGGCGGCGAGGTTCTTCAGGTGGGTGGCGTACTCGCGGTCGGTCCACAGCTTGTCGAGCGGATTGCTCTCCTCGACCGTGCCGGGTATCAGCTCGAAGAGGAACTTGCCGTTCAGCGCGGAGCGGGTGGGCCAGCCGTTCGCCCGTACGGCCTCGTCGAGGTCGTGGTGGCCGGTGGCCAGGTCGCCGGGCCCGTACACCGCGTCGCCCAGCCGGGAGCGGACCAGCGTGTCGAAGGCCGCCGGGCCCCGGCCGCCCTTGTCGTTGAAGCCGTCCTTCATCTCGACCTTGACCGTGATCGGGCGGTGGCCGGGGTGGGCGTCGTGCCACGCCTTCATGTCGGCGAGGCAGCCGCCGAGGTCCTGGTCGCGCTTCTTCGTGCGCAGCTCGCCCGCGGTGGCGGCGTTCACGCAGTTGCTGTTGTTGCCGAGCGGGTTGCTGTGCGAGACCCGCCAGGACTTGCCGAGCGCGTTGGTCCACACGTCCAGTTCGAGGAGGCTCGCTCCGGAGTCCAACGCGTCGGCGAAGTACGGGTACTTGGCCTTCTCGTAGGCGTTGTGGACGCCGACGGACGTGGTGGCGCCGTACGATCCGGCGGGCTGCGCCGCGCCGGCCGGGCCCGCCAGCGCCACGACCATCGCCGCCGCGACCGCCGCCGTTCCCGCGCACCGTGTTCTGCTCATGTGCCCCCGCTTTCGTTCCCTGGTCCCCCGGCCGCCCCTGGTGGCTCCGGAATCACCGGCCCCTCCGGTCGAGGCAGCAGCGTACGGGAGTTGACGGATGGTCCGCCCACCGGGTGGGTACGCGGGCCGGGATTCGCCGCGCCGGGCCAGCAAACCGGGATGTGGAGGACATGTACGGCATCGTGGACACCGTGGATACACCGCTCGACGACATGACACCCGGGGGCCGGCCATGAGCAGCAGCGACCGCGCCCGGGTCAGGGCCCTCCTGGACACCTACGGCCGGACCTACGCCGACGAGGCCGGCATCCGGATCAAGGACACGCCGCAGCCGCTGTACCAGCTGCTGGTGCTCGCGTGCCTGCTCAGCGCCCGCATCCAGGCCGGCATCGCGGTGGCGGCGAGCCGCGCGCTGTCCCGGGCCGGGATGCGGACCGCGCGGCGCATGAAGGACGCGACCTGGCAGCAGCGGGTGGACGCCCTCGGCGAGGGCGGCTACCGCCGCTACGACGAACGCACCGCGACCCAACTGGGCGACGGCGCCGAGCTGTTGCTCGACAAGTACGGCGGCGACCTGCGCCGGATGCGCGAGGCGGCGGACGGCGACACCGGCCGGCTGCGCTCGCTGCTGCGCGAGGTCCCCGGGCTCGGGCCCGCCGGTACGGACATCTTCCTGCGGGAGGCCCAGGCCGTCTGGACGGACCTCGCGCCGTACCTGGACGCCAAGGCCATGCAGGGCGCGGAACGGGTCGGCCTGCCGTCCTCCCCCGACGCGCTGCTCAAGGCCGCCGGGAAGACCGACCCCGCCGTGCTGGCGGCGGCCCTGGTGCGCGCGGCGCTCGACAAGAAGGGCGCGGAGGAGATCCGCGAGGCCGGGTGAACGGCCGGTGGCCCCGGGCCCGTCGCGGGGTCCGGGGCCACCGGCGCATACGTGTGCCCGCGTGCTTACGGCGTTTCCGTGAGCATCCCCCGGGCCGTCGCCGCGATCGCCTGCGCGTCGATCCCGGCCGCCCGCAGCTGCTCCTCCGGCGACGCGGAGCCGGGCATGGTGCGTACCGCGAGCCGGGCCAGGCGCGGCACGGGCCGGCCGTCGGTGAAGGCGTCCAGTACCGCGTCGCCGAGGCCGCCCTCGGGGTGGTGGTCCTCGACGGTGATGATCCGCCCGGTGACCTCGGCGGCCTCCCGCAGCGTGGGCAGGTCCACCGGCTTGAGGGAGTACAGGTCGATGACGCGGGCGGACACGCCCTCGCCGGCCAGGGTGTCGGCGGCGGCCAGCGCCTCGTGGACGGTGATGCCCGCGGCCACGATGGTGACCCGGTCGTCGGGCGTCGCGCGCAGCGTCTTGCTGCCGCCGATCGGGAAGTCCTCCCCCGGGCCGTAGATGACCGGGCTCTCGCCCCGGGACGTGCGCAGGTAGCGGATGCCGCGCGCGCCGGCCATGGCGGCGGTCAGGCGGGCCGCCTGGTTGGCGTCG from Streptomyces albofaciens JCM 4342 encodes the following:
- a CDS encoding cytochrome P450 yields the protein MRAADVFTPRTYATGIPYELFRELRATRPVCWIEEPAVDGWPAGTGYWAVLRHADVKHVLRTPGIYSSYLGATQIRDPDTEEDLAFVRAMMLNQDPPDHARIRRVVAAAFTPRAVRELAEVIDARARALVEAVARAGEADFVTVAGDLPVWTLAHVMGVPEEDRQLLFDWSNRVIGYQDDAYADSSTADPAGLSPMGRAALRHRPAPALRPDGRPVNPRSRRALADMFAYAHALAENPRPGTVMAHLREGGLTSAEFENMFFLFAVAGNETLRNGIPGGLLTLLQHPDQFALLRRNPALTDSAVEEMLRYWPPVIDFRRTATRDTELGGQRIRRGDKVVVYHASANRDETVFPAPDHFDITRTPNDHLSFGFGPHFCLGSHLARVQMRAVLRHVVAQLPGLELAGEPVRLVSNFQNGLRSLPVRTS
- a CDS encoding RICIN domain-containing protein; translated protein: MSRPIRAALAAAAGLTALVGGATTAHAAPATSAASTPAVVKLQVAHSGKCLTIAGGSFRNGANAEQSTCVDGLDNQVFELAPAGDGTFEVRAKHSGKCLEVRGAGTKAGDNVWQWWCGQGDHQRWRFRLVEVAEEQFELRPEHAPNLCLEVKHSEAADGANVEQWNCHGGDNQRWRILPVNA
- a CDS encoding DUF4239 domain-containing protein, which translates into the protein MSEWLVLTIAMAAVCAVVLTITVLRQRRIGEDDDPSETPDVIEYMVMMVGVVYAIVLGLAIAGVWEARGAAEDSVRAEAQALHEVSERVRAYPADARERIRADVDAYVSYVVHKEWPAMSEQGQVTDRGGELLDKVRASVTDYRPRDDYESQSYQPLLDQVAAADSARNTRADSVDPTLPPVVWFGLITGAAITIGLIFTLQIRRSGRELLMAALFSALIAFLLFLVWDFDAPFSRGISASADPFTDLFPRL
- a CDS encoding AbfB domain-containing protein, whose amino-acid sequence is MRTGSARARRLVTHGIVTATALAAVTGIAAPAGAFAAPASAVSAADVIRTSEKDRVDAAYKLGFEVTSEQLGMSDRDFIIVLWEHAKDAGDKLSAVRQAAEEAIASTSADDHVRFITTGVGEAREVDRKREEEQAAADRMARTLKSQALIAVGIPNSPDLLALSDDNFIRAIMKHDAAGPEVKKAASDALGEKDTAVWREFISNGAREAHDRDMENERKELEQKNREEAERRKELNARNSAASLFRVVPSEAMLSLGDDDFIRELIRLTPVEAQRSELFVAAQKALNSSDAANWKMFIHSGAAQAYKRDAEIYAKKIADKQREDALAIQAQAAKTGVRPNLVAAAEKALKGGPEAVSRFLLEGQHRALRQSLQAPKLSGWYIRQSSVDGGETFVTPVNAKSKEADREDATWVVKDALAGGPGCYSFESVRKPGFYLSLKDLRARIAPNDRTPQFAKDASWCARKALAGSGTSFESVSNKGHMLRLYKGDLYAAVKNGKHGYDTAKDFEQEATWKISTPLAG
- a CDS encoding phosphotransferase family protein; translation: MSSELPDRSGRSPDLPFTDALRDRLGPARNAVRLSSSPRSRVWRVELRGAPAVVKQAVDGADADERYAREVAALRLASRVTPPVVPRLLGTDPLARVLVLERVDHRRPAPDWVVGYAAALARLHAATVSAPAGGTPPLPAWPGPVPTDIDSFLSLADRLAAPVPDGTAAELAALLHRLGSAPGHALLHGDPCPGNDLHAPDGIRFIDFEQSCLGNGLTELAYLRVGFPTCWCVTATPEPLLREAEAAYGREWEAATGSAPPGDLVDACAGWLVRGDALVQRAHRGATDHLARLPDEDWGWGTVTARQRLAYRLGVVARLTADRDDLRGLSRLADAMRARMLGRWPGLTPPPHERPPDD
- a CDS encoding RICIN domain-containing protein; amino-acid sequence: MARITRAALATVGMVAALAGGTTTAHAAGATPAPVAETVRFQFAHTGKCLDASPYTAEDKMKVQQLTCNGNDAQKWRVVPAANSTFELRNVVSGRCLEVRRSQPQSGAEVWQWPCNGGKQQHWQFGLLDPVNKLYEIRPTHTGDQCLDIGHAQDTEGAAIWQWKCNQGIAQQWRIQPVK